The genomic region TGCCCAGCCGGTCGGTGGCATGGGCGATCTGGCGCTGCAGGTTCGACACCTCCAGCACGTCGTCGTCCACCACGCCGATGCGGCCGATGCCGGCCGCGGCCAGGTACATCATCAGCGGGCTGCCCAGCCCGCCCGCGCCGACCACCAGCACCCGCGCCGCCCTGAGCTTCGCCTGTCCGGTGCCGCCGACCTCGGCCAGCAGGATGTGCCGGGAGTAGCGGCGGATCTCTTCTTCGTTGAAATCGAGGTCCATCCGGCCAGCATAGGCCCGCGCGGCGTCGCGACGAAGCCGCATTTGCAGGAGGGGTGTGATGGCCCATCAGGATGCCGCCCGGGACGCCGCGCTGGTGCTGTTCTCGGGCGGGCAGGATTCGACGACCTGCCTGGCCTGGGCGCTGGCCCGCTATCCCCGGGTGGAGACGATCGGCTTCGCCTATGGCCAGCGCCACGCCGTGGAACTCGACTGCCGGGCGCCGCTGCGCGCGGGAGTGGCCGGGCTGCAGGACTGGTCGGGCCGGCTCGGGCCCGACCACGTGATCGATCTCGGCGCCTCGCTGGCCGCGATCGGCGCCACCGCGCTGACCACCGAGACCGAGATCCGCATGACCGAGGCGGGGCTGCCGAGCACCTTCGTGCCGGGGCGCAACCTGGTTTTCCTCGCCTATGCTGCGGCGCTGGCGTACCGGCGCGGCCTGCGCCGGATCGTGGCCGGGGTGTGCGAGACCGACTATTCCGGCTACCCCGATTGCCGCGACGACACCATCAAGGCCATGCAGCTCGCGCTCAACCTGGGGCTGGAGCGGCGCTTCGTGCTGGAGACGCCGCTAATGTGGGTGGACAAGGCTGCCACCTGGGCGCTGGCCGAGGAACTGGCCGGGCCGCCGCTGGTCGAGCTGATCGTCGAGCACAGCCATAGTTGTTACCTGGGCAATCGCGCGAATCGGCACGAATGGGGCTATGGCTGCGGAACCTGCCCGGCCTGCGAGCTGCGCGCGGCGGGCTGGCGGCGATGGCGGGAGGAGCGCATTTGACGACCATCCGCTTCCTGCACGCGGCGGATCTGCACCTGGACAGTCCGCTGCGCGGCCTTGAAGCCGATCCGGGCGCCCCGGTCGAGCAGATCCGCGGCGCGACCCGGCGGGCGCTGGAACGGCTGGTCGATCTTGCCCTGGTCGAGGACGTCGCCTTCGTGCTGATCGCGGGCGACATCTATGACGGCGACTGGCCCGACTACGGCACCGGGCTGTTCTTCGGCCACCAGATGGCGCGGCTGGCCCGGGCGGGCAAGCGCGTCTTCGCCATCCGCGGCAACCACGATGCCCAGAACCGCATCACCCGCTCGCTGCGCCTGCCCGATGGCGTGCGCCTGCTGCCGGCGCGGCGGCCGGAGACGGTGGAGCTGCCCGATCTCGGCATCGCCGTGCACGGCCAGAGCTTCGCCGCCCAGGACGTTACCGACAACCTGATGCGCGCCTATCCGAAACCGGTGGCGGGGCTGGTGAACATCGGCCTGCTGCACACCTGCCTGGAGCAGGTCGGCGGGCCGCATCCGCGCTATGCGCCCTGCACCCGGGCCGAGCTGACGGCGCATGGCTATGAATACTGGGCGCTCGGCCACATTCATGCGCGCGAGGTGGTCTGCGAAAATCCCTGGATCGTCTTTCCCGGCAACCTGCAGGGACGGCACGTCAACGAAACCGGCGCCAAGGGCGCCACGCTGGTGACGGTGGCCGAGGGCCGCGTGGTCGCGGCCGAGCACCGGGCATTGGACGATTTCCGCTGGGCACGGCTGAGCGTCGATCTCACCGGCCTGGAAACCGAGGAAGCGGCGCTGGCCGAGATCGCCACCCGGCTGGGGGTGGCGCTGGACGCGGCTGGCGGGCGCGGGCTGGCGGCGCGGGTGACGCTGACCGGAGCGACCATTTTGCACGGCGCGCTGGCGGGGCTGCGGGAGAAGCTGGTCAACGAGGCCCGCATGCTCTCGGCGCTGTTCTGGATCGAGGGGGTGGAAATTCGCACGCGTCCGGCACGGCCGGCGGCACTGGCGGCGCGCGGCGACGCGCTGGGGGCGCTGGCGCGGCGCATCGCCACCCTGGCCGAGGCGCCGCCGGAGGCGCTGCTGGCGGAATGGCCGGCGCAGTTGCTCGGGCGGCTGCCGCCGGGGACGCTGCCGCCGGAGCACCCGCTGCACGATCCGGCACAGGTGCTGGCGCGGGCGCGCGACCTGCTGCTGGCCCGGCTGGAGGAGGGCTGATGCGCCTGACCTCGCTGCTGCTGGAGAGCTACGGGCCGTTCCAGCGCCAGGAGATCCTGCTCGATCCGACGCCCGGACGCATCAACCTGCTGGTCGCTCCCAACGGCGCGGGCAAGTCGGTGCTGCGGCGGGCCTTCGGCGACCTGCTGTTCGATATCCCCGAACGCTCGCCGATGTCCTGGCTGTACGGCACCCAGAACATGCGCCTCACCGCGCAGCTTCGCCAGGACGGGGCCGGGCTGACGCTGGTGCGCCGCAAGGGGCGGGGCAACACGTTGTCGGATGGCACCGCGCCGGTGCCGCCGGAGGCGCTGCGGCTGTTGCTTGGCAGCGCCGACCGCCGCCTGTTCGAGGATCTGTTCGGGCTCGACAGCCGGTTGCTGCGCGAGGGCGGCGAGGAGCTGTGCCGCTCTTCCGGGCGACTCGGGCAGATGCTGCTGGCCGGCAGCGGCGGGCTCGGCCGGGTGCAGCGCCTGCTGGAAGGGTTGTGCCAGGAGCGGGACGCCATCGGCCGGGCCGAGCGGCGCCATGTCTCGCAGCCGATCTGGGCGGCGGCGGCCGAGGCCACCGATGCGCAGCGGGCGCTCGGGCAGGCGGCGTTGCGACCGGAAGCGTTCCTGGCGCTGGAAAAGCGGGCGGCGGAAGCGGCGGAGACGCTGGCGGCGCTGCGGCGCGAGCGCGGGGAGGTCGAGGCGGCGCGGGCACAACTGGCGGCGCTGCGGGCGGTGCGTCCCTGGCTGGGGCGGCGCGACGCGGCGGTCGCGGTGCTGGCGGAAGCGGGCGAGGTGCCGCGCCTCGAAGCCGGCTTCGAGGCGCGCTGGCGTCGGGCACTGGAAACCCATACGGCCGCGGCGGCAGCGGCCGCGAATGCGGCGGAGCAGGCGGCGGCGGTGGCGGCGACCCTGGCCACCGCGGCGCCTGACACCACGTTGCTGGACGCCGCCGGGCCGGTCGAGGCGGTGCTGCGCGAGGCGGTGACCGCGCGCAACGCCGCGCGCGACCTGCCGGAGGTGGAGGCATCCTGCCGCGAGGCGGAGCGGGAAGCGGCCCGGCTGCGCCACGAGCTGGGCTGGGACGCGGCCGTGGCCGTCCCACCCTTGCCGGCGGTGCGGGCCGCGCGCGAGCGGCTGGCGGCGCTGGCCGGGCTGCGCGCGATGGCGGAAACGGCGGAGCGGGAAGCGCTGGCGGCGGGGGCGTTGCTGGCGCGCGCGCGCGCCGAGCTGGCGGCCTTGCCGGAGGCCGAGGAGATCGGGGCGCTGGCCGCCATGGTGCGCGAGATCCGTGGCATGGGTGCGCCGGCGCGGCTGGAGGCGGCGCAGCGCGCGGTCCGCGAGGCCGAGGCGGAGCTGGCCCGGGCGCTGGCGCGCTTGCCTGACCGGGCGTTGACGCGGGCGGCGCTGGCGGCGACGCAAGCACCGGCGGATGCGGTGCTGGCGGCGCGCGAAGCGGCGCTGGGCGAGGCCGAAGCCGCGCACCGGGATGCCCTGCGCGAGCGGGACCGGCTCGGGCATGAGCTGGAGGCGTCCCGCGCCGAGCTGGAGCGGCTACGGCGCGAGGCGGCGTTGCCGGCGCCGGGCGCGCTGGCCGAGGCGCGGGCGGCGCGCGATGAGCTGTGGGACCGGGTCTGCGCGGGCGGCGGGGCCGGGGCGGCGGTGGCGTTCGAGCGGGCCTTGCGGGCGGCCGATGCGGTGGCGGATGCGCTGCTGGCGCACGCCGCCGAGGCCGCGCGGGCGGAGGCGTTGCACCATCGGATTCAGGTCCTGGTGGCGCAGTGCGACGTGGCGCAGGCGGCCGGCGAGGGCAGCGCGGCGGCGTTGTCGCGGGCCCGGGCGGCGCTCGCGGCGCTGGCCGAGGCGGCCGGGGCGCCGGGCGACATGCTGCCGGCCGCGCTGCGGAGTTTCCTGGCGGCGCGCGGGGCGGCGCTCGACCGGGCCGTGGAGCTGGACCGGGCGCGCGCCGAGGAAGCCGCCGCGGCGGCGGCGCTGACCGAGGCAGCATGGCGGCTGGCGGTGACGCTGGGGGTGCCGGAGGGCGGCCTGCCTGCGCTGCTGGAACTGGCGGAGGCGCGCATCATCACCGCGCGCGAGGCCGTGGCCGCCCGCAAGGCGGCGGAGGCCGAGTTGCGTCGTGCCACTCATGACTCCGCCGAGCGACAGGCGGCGGCGGAGCGGGCCCGGGCGGCGCTGGCCGCCTGGACCGCGGCCTGGAGCGAGGTCGCGGCGGCGCTGGCGCGGCCGGCGGAGGAGGCGCCGGAGGCAAGTGGCGCGGCGCTGGCGTTGATGGACGAGCTGCGCGGCCACGAAGCCGTTGCGGCGCGCGACGGGGCGCGGGTGCGTGACATGCAGGCAACGCTCGAAGCCTTTTCGGCGCGCATGGCGGCGCTGTGCGCCCAGGTGGCGCCCGGGCTGGGCGAGTTGCCGCCGCAGCAGGCGGCGGCGCGGCTGGAGGCGGCGCTGAAGGCGCAGCGGGCGGAGGCGGCACGGCTGCAGGCGCTGACCCGGGCCCGCGACGAGGCGGAGGCGCGGGCGGTGGCCGCGTCCGCCGAGGCGCGGCTGGCCGCCGAGGCGCTGGCGGCGTTACGGGCGGCGCTGCGGGTGGAGGACGACGAAGCCGCCGAGGCGCAGTTGCGCCGCATCGCCCGTGTCGCCGAGGCCGAGGCGGGGCTGGCGGAGGCGCGTGGCCAGATCCTGGCGCTGGGCGGCGGCATGACCGAGGCGGCGC from Rhodovastum atsumiense harbors:
- the queC gene encoding 7-cyano-7-deazaguanine synthase QueC translates to MAHQDAARDAALVLFSGGQDSTTCLAWALARYPRVETIGFAYGQRHAVELDCRAPLRAGVAGLQDWSGRLGPDHVIDLGASLAAIGATALTTETEIRMTEAGLPSTFVPGRNLVFLAYAAALAYRRGLRRIVAGVCETDYSGYPDCRDDTIKAMQLALNLGLERRFVLETPLMWVDKAATWALAEELAGPPLVELIVEHSHSCYLGNRANRHEWGYGCGTCPACELRAAGWRRWREERI
- a CDS encoding metallophosphoesterase family protein; the protein is MTTIRFLHAADLHLDSPLRGLEADPGAPVEQIRGATRRALERLVDLALVEDVAFVLIAGDIYDGDWPDYGTGLFFGHQMARLARAGKRVFAIRGNHDAQNRITRSLRLPDGVRLLPARRPETVELPDLGIAVHGQSFAAQDVTDNLMRAYPKPVAGLVNIGLLHTCLEQVGGPHPRYAPCTRAELTAHGYEYWALGHIHAREVVCENPWIVFPGNLQGRHVNETGAKGATLVTVAEGRVVAAEHRALDDFRWARLSVDLTGLETEEAALAEIATRLGVALDAAGGRGLAARVTLTGATILHGALAGLREKLVNEARMLSALFWIEGVEIRTRPARPAALAARGDALGALARRIATLAEAPPEALLAEWPAQLLGRLPPGTLPPEHPLHDPAQVLARARDLLLARLEEG
- a CDS encoding AAA family ATPase, encoding MRLTSLLLESYGPFQRQEILLDPTPGRINLLVAPNGAGKSVLRRAFGDLLFDIPERSPMSWLYGTQNMRLTAQLRQDGAGLTLVRRKGRGNTLSDGTAPVPPEALRLLLGSADRRLFEDLFGLDSRLLREGGEELCRSSGRLGQMLLAGSGGLGRVQRLLEGLCQERDAIGRAERRHVSQPIWAAAAEATDAQRALGQAALRPEAFLALEKRAAEAAETLAALRRERGEVEAARAQLAALRAVRPWLGRRDAAVAVLAEAGEVPRLEAGFEARWRRALETHTAAAAAAANAAEQAAAVAATLATAAPDTTLLDAAGPVEAVLREAVTARNAARDLPEVEASCREAEREAARLRHELGWDAAVAVPPLPAVRAARERLAALAGLRAMAETAEREALAAGALLARARAELAALPEAEEIGALAAMVREIRGMGAPARLEAAQRAVREAEAELARALARLPDRALTRAALAATQAPADAVLAAREAALGEAEAAHRDALRERDRLGHELEASRAELERLRREAALPAPGALAEARAARDELWDRVCAGGGAGAAVAFERALRAADAVADALLAHAAEAARAEALHHRIQVLVAQCDVAQAAGEGSAAALSRARAALAALAEAAGAPGDMLPAALRSFLAARGAALDRAVELDRARAEEAAAAAALTEAAWRLAVTLGVPEGGLPALLELAEARIITAREAVAARKAAEAELRRATHDSAERQAAAERARAALAAWTAAWSEVAAALARPAEEAPEASGAALALMDELRGHEAVAARDGARVRDMQATLEAFSARMAALCAQVAPGLGELPPQQAAARLEAALKAQRAEAARLQALTRARDEAEARAVAASAEARLAAEALAALRAALRVEDDEAAEAQLRRIARVAEAEAGLAEARGQILALGGGMTEAALDALAAASSAGVDEAEFTRLGERLEELARLIEAASAEARSAAEARDRAGQGEDAAAAAARREAALAALSRHSEEALVLHAAASLLRAALDAERAEAGSGTVARIGEVFRALTGGGQAGVAVEDDGADQVLMALEPDGRARKTVAELSEGTRDQLFLALRIVALEAYAQANPALPFIADDILQTFDDARATAGLRALLDLSSVVQVVVLTHHPHVQALARTLPAGAVHMLVLPELPIASAA